The DNA window CGCCGGCGGACGAGGAAAGCATGCGCCGGACGGGGAGCGAGGCTGCCgacctcttctcttcttctcgcCATCCTCGATCCCCCGAGCTCCGAGCTCTGactccgccgccgacccgagCTCCATGCCTCATCACCGAGCtcgtgtttggatctagggTGGAGCCCACCGCCCACCATGCGTCACAGCGCcccacgacgaggaggagcccgtggtggcggcggtgtcccACCGCGTgtccccgcgcgccaccgccgaggaGGAGCCCGCCGCGCGTCCCcgcgctcctccgccacctACGCCTCCGCGCTGACGTTCGCACCGTCCGCGCCGCTGcgctcgcctcacctcgccgaCCGCCCACGCCGACCGGGCCCAAGGGCGGAGGaagagcacgccgccgccgcctcgcctcctcctccgctgcacTCGCCTCACCTTGCCGACCGCCCGTCCCCGCGCTCGTCCTCACCGCGCGGCGTGCGCGCTGCgtgagagagaatagagagagagaaagaagtgtatgacatgcgggtcccacaattttttaattaaaaaaacactgactggactgccacgtgtacaccacgtagaccaaaaccaccgtgaattgggtcgaggggggtaattcgtccggtttacatagttgggggtgaagaatgttcggttttgtggttcagggggataattcagacgaccgcgatagttccggggggtaattcgtactttttccaaaaaatatgattttttttactaaaatatgtacacaataattttatgtttttacaGCGTCCCAAGCctggaataattaactatttgccattcTCACGAGTGGTGCTAAAAATATTTACCACTGGACCCATATGTTATAGACACATgaagacccacatgtcatagataacgagtggcaaataattaattgacacatcttaaaagtggtaaGGAGTTAGATGTCCCCCCAAGCCCTATGGAGGGCCTAGCTAGAGGGCATTTTTCGTTACATGGCAGTTGGCTCTCGTTAACGACCGCTTGCCCTTGCTGCTCTCTAAtataatctctttttttttccatgggaGGGAGAGCttgaaaaaaaaggacacagaggttttttttttccggcgCCCCCTTGCCAGGATTTTTTTAACAAGGGGACCCCTACATACTCTTCAATtctatagataaaaaaattgttaGAGGAAAGAAAAGGATAATAAATACAAGATCACTATTAATTCCATAAAGACACACCATATATTTATGTATGAATTTTAGATTGGTTTTATATTTAGTCAAATTGGCATATATTTAGTCTATGTCATTCCATTAGCACCCAAAATTTAGTTCTGCCTTCGTCACTGCACTCATGCATACATGGAGACAGGAAGAATCATAAACCATTCAACCCTCACTCCAAGAAACTAACATTGGACAAACCACATTATTGACCTGACTAATTTCTGTTTAATCTAATTAGGTGGTCCACATCTAATGCCACACACACACCAAGAGTGGCAAACTTGTTTTTCCTGCTTGAGTTGTTGCCAGTGGCGAATCTAGGATGAAAATATAGGTGGGGCTTTATTTATCGTCAtaatacaaaataataatcatatatctTTGATCTATATCAACAATATTTGAAAATCCTACATGGATAGGAAAAAATACGGTGGATTAAAGAATGAAGGGAACTGAAGAGTGAAAAAGATTGAAAGATATATATAGGCATGGGCTACACACTGACAGCTACTAAAACACGAAAGTAAAAGTAATCCACATCGTTTCTTTCACCCTAAACATCTCCAGCCAAATATAGTCATCATCGGTTGGCTGTTTGCTGTAATTAATTTTGTTGGCACTATGAACTCACTAGTCACTACACATAGACATAGATATCTGGGATCAATCCCTGTCAGCCAGAGTTGGGACTGGAGCCCCAACCAGCCCCAACAGTGGATTCACCACTGGTTGTTGCAAAGTAAACTCGCGGGCAGATTAAGATGGTAAAGTCTCCTTCTAAATGTTATATAAGAACACATACTAAGAGCTTTAAGAAAatgttttaagaaataaacGATTCGCCAAATAAACCTAGCCTTCTTTTACAGCTTGTATGTTACATATTTTCCAGTAGCCTACTAAATACGAAAGTACTTATTCCCTTATTGATTGTtgtttttattctctttttagTTCAGGTTGAAGAGGGCAAAGATTAAGGTTTCGTCAGTCATTGCCTTTGGATTGGTGTTATATAGCTATGTAATGTTCCACGGCTACTGCTTTTGATTGAAGGTTCTATTTCAGAGATTACTCGAATATGAAATATAAAggtatattttatattagaattgTAATGATTTATTTTGTTACTGCGGGTACCCGCATTTAATTTGTAACCTGAAATGGGTATCGACATCACGGTTTCACATGAGATGGTTCGCTGTTCTTTTGAGCCGCACACGATGTCCGTACGGTGGTAGGCGGGGTGTGATAAGGAAGGATTAATTACATCTTTAGCGCAACACATGCATACATGGAGACAGAAAGAATCATGCAAAAACCATTGAACCCTCAGTCCAAGAAATTAACATTTGACAAACTACATCATTGACCTAACTAGTTTGTGTTTAATCTAATCAGCTGGTCCACAATTAATGGTACACACACCACGAATTAACCAAAAGAGTTAACTGAGTCTCTTACGGAAGTACTGTTTTAAACACTCTGGCGGACTTCAACCGTTTATTGCATGTGAATTAAATTGTTaagaaaaattctaaaaaattgacaagatagattaatatgtaatatattacctaacaaatatataagttcaaattcaacttctacaaattgtaataaaaataactgTGAATATATTTATACTAGTTAAAATTCAATTTGTTAGTTTTgatacaacttgtagaagtcgaatttgaatttaaatatttgtgaagtgatatattactaCATACTAATCTGTCTTTCaaatcttattaaaaaaatttcataattatttagttgacatgcaagaaacgggAGATTAGCGTGCATCTTCCTCTTTTACTTCTCAATTAATTGATGTAGTGACCATTTGTGCGGACTTGTCGATCGCGCGcgtcaaacaaaaaagaaatatttaaagaaattaaaatattaGCACTAGCTAGTGTTGTACTTGGTGCAGACTGTCctgacctcgccggcgtcgccctcGAGCACGCCGACCGTCCCGAGCTTGGCCATCACCTCCGAGAACCTCTGCAGGAAGGCGTCGGGGTTGGCCGCGTAGTAGGCGACGTAGCCCGCCGTGGCGGCGTGCGTGGCGGCCTCCTGGTCCACCTGCAGGAGGCTCCTGTTGCTCATGAGCTGCGCGTAGTAGGCGTTGTCGACGGCGAAGGGCGTGACGGGGTCGAGGAAGGTCAtggcgtcgtcggccgccgccggctggtCGGCGAGGCCGCAGACGCCGACCATGTCGCAGCGGAGGCTCTCGTCCATGGTGCCGTCGTCCGGCCTGGCGAGGCGGTAGCGGAAGGAGGAGCAGTGCGCGGCGCCGACGGTGTGGGCGCCGAAGAGGAGGACGGTCTCGTCGGCGGTGAAGCCCTTGGCGGCGAAGTGGCGGAGCGTGTCGTCGAGGGAGGAGAAGGGCGCCGGGAGGTCGACCTCCCAGGAGTTGGAGTGGagggcgtcgcggcggccgagCGCGACGTCgtaggcggcgccgccgaggagggcgACGGAGTCCCGCGCCATGAGGGCGAGCgcgtcggcgcaggagacgacgcCCGGGCAGGAGGCCTCGAGGGCGGACTTGACGGCGTTGACGATGTTGAAGGCGCGCAAGGTCTGGTTGGGGATGGCCACCCGCTCCGGCGACGGGCGCGTCGGCGTGGGGACGATGAGCAGAGAAGCGTCGCAGCCCTGCAGCCATGAAACATATGATGAACgaaccctagctagctactccagaTCGATGGCACGTACGTACGgtgacgaagcagtcgtggaagagcATGCGGATGATGGCGGGGGCGATGGTATTGTCGTTGTAGAAGCGGCGTTCCATCACCCGCCGCACGATGGCGTCGGCGTCCGGGCACGTCGCGCCGTAGTACCCCACCTCCAGCCCCCAGCAGCAgcacgcggcgacggcgatctgCAGCTGCAGGATCAGGAGCACACCTGCATGGCGGCGTCTCAtggctagcttaattagcttgctGTCAAGTACTAGCTTAATTAGTATGCATCTTCTCACAAGACAACATGATCGAtctcatgcatgtatatatatcgaTCCATCGCCGACAccttagctatagctagctagtttaattaattacctgGTTTAATTACGCCGCGTACTCTCTCGATCTTCGTATAAGATCTAATTTTATTCGATATTCAGTTAAGACGCGTGTGTACCAGTTTGATCCAGCTGTAGTGCCAGTTTTTGCACGACGACTAACACGACTTACCAAGCTGCACGGCTAATCATATCGGTAATATGCTAATCTACTTCTAGTTAAGCTAGAGATTGGCCGGTTGCTTCGAAGTCATACCACACCGTacccttaattaattacatgtatATGCATTAGTACTACAAAAGAGATTTTTCCAaatgatcaaaatcaaatcttCCAATACGGTTGGGCCAGCCGTCTACACCAAAAAGTATGTAAAGATcacgatttttccatgcggatgACGCATACATGCAGGTTTTTATGCAGACCacatgcaaaataaaaaaaatcacgaaaaaaattttcaaaaaaaaaaaccctaacccccgCCACCACAAGCTTCTTCGCCATCGCCAGATCCACCAGTGCGCGTGGGGGTAGGAGCAGCTGCTGCCTACTAGATCCGCCCGCCGTTCACAGACGTACCCGAGGACGGCGCCGTCGGATCCGCCGCATGCTGTCGCGGAGGCCgcagccgcacccaagggcgatggatccggccctcccgatgggcggcggcgccataTCCACTGTCCTCGCCGTTCTCCATTGCCGCCCGCCGCAGCATCCGACGATTGGCCTCCTCATCAGCGGTGCCGCCCACTCCCattcggaggaggagaggagaggggagagagacagGAAAGagggtgaaaattttttttgaagtggtgaggagggaaaaagagagagaaggagagaaaaaaagggggtatttttgcatgtggctcCATAAGAGGACTTCATGTGAAAAAATAAGCTTATTTTTACAAATAGTCCCTTAAGAGGCCTGTctgtaaaaatagatttttgcatacGCTCCTCTTAACAAGTCGTATGTGAAAATGTGAGTCAATTTTTGCGGACATCGATAGTTATGGTCCGTCTTCAACCTGTTGAGGTGCTTGTCtaggaaaatcatttttgtaCTAGTGATGTGACATCAAAGTGTgctttgattattattttgtgataaataattgGCTTGTGAGATAATTGATTTTTATATTTGATGATTATTGGTGATGTGGTGCTAGCTAATTGTgtgggaccggtcagaccgggtggAGTAGGTCGATCAGACCGGCTAGCCCAACGGTGTAACCAGCTGATTTCTGATAGGTgttggtttcgggttgtttatttggatacttATGATTATCTCATGAGTATGATTTCTATACGTGTGTAATATTGTTGTGTGTTAATGTTGAGTCAAGTTGGGAAAGAACTTGTGctcggatatggtttcttgTTTGATTTATGTGTAGTTATGTCTTGATGCCTCAGGATAGCGTTGCCAGTGATGAATCAGGAGTCAACTTGGAAGAAGATGGCGTCTGAACGATTGGAATATCACGCGGGATGCTCAAACTAAAaaacaatgcacgtggttgatagAGATTTCATGCGGCATACGATGAGAGATTATGTGCATATGAAAAGCGAGttaaatttggaaggagatcaaatttgaaaaatagagtTTAAATTGGAAAGAAATAAATTAGTTTCTCGTACGAAGGGTTTTCTAGTGGATTCAgaggcggatccagaaaattaatttgttggtgtcataacgtgtctatcggtgtcataATATGCTAATTATGCTTAAATCAAGGTATTATAACATATGGATAAGTAGTTTCGCTATAGGTTTTGCtgaaagtcgtcggtgtcgcctgGCACCTGTCATTGtactgtagatccgcccctgagtGGATTACACCACAAAACAGATAGGCCAACATTGGTCGTCAATCCTGTTGTTTTGTGTCACATCCTCTAGAAATAGCAGAAGGTTCTTTGCTTTGTTGGCTTTGTCAAGAACTCCAAAATTTGCACCACAGCATTCCAGCAATTTTGCATCTTAGTATGATATGGTCTGTTGTTTTTGCGGTGCATACAAATGAAAATAGCTGGTAGCTACAAAAAACTTCGTACGTAATATAATCCGTTGTCAATAGTTATCTGTAAAACGAATTATATTGTTCTTAAAAGCTGCAGGGTACATATCATTATATTTGGTCTTATTTCATGTATCCAGTGTACCTATGAAC is part of the Oryza glaberrima chromosome 4, OglaRS2, whole genome shotgun sequence genome and encodes:
- the LOC127772157 gene encoding peroxidase 44-like: MRRRHAGVLLILQLQIAVAACCCWGLEVGYYGATCPDADAIVRRVMERRFYNDNTIAPAIIRMLFHDCFVTGCDASLLIVPTPTRPSPERVAIPNQTLRAFNIVNAVKSALEASCPGVVSCADALALMARDSVALLGGAAYDVALGRRDALHSNSWEVDLPAPFSSLDDTLRHFAAKGFTADETVLLFGAHTVGAAHCSSFRYRLARPDDGTMDESLRCDMVGVCGLADQPAAADDAMTFLDPVTPFAVDNAYYAQLMSNRSLLQVDQEAATHAATAGYVAYYAANPDAFLQRFSEVMAKLGTVGVLEGDAGEVRTVCTKYNTS